GAGTTTGAATTTGCAACACCGATTAATTTGGGGGCAAATTAATATGGAAAGAAAATGGACTAATTGTTTGAGTTCAGTTTTGGTTTTTCTTATTTGCCTAGTCGTTGGTATGACTGTGCCTATAGAGTTTGGTCAAAGAAAAGAAGCGGTAAACTACGTATCGCTTAGCTCTGTGGCAAGGATAGAAGAAGAACAAAGAGACGTTGAAAAGGAAATAGAGGAATACAAGTTATTAGTAGAATCTAAGCGAGAAGAACTTGATAAGTGGTCGAAAACAGAAAGTTTAGAGGACAAAATTGGGGTATTGAAGGAAGATATTCAGAAATACAAAATTTTAGCGGGTGCTGAAACGCTCAGAGGTCCAGGCATTAGAATTAGAATTGGTGATAGTTTGATTCAGAGTGTTACAAATGATAGGATTGAGAATGAGCTTATTCATGATATGGATGTTTTGAACATAATCAATGACTTAAAGGCAGCAGGGGCAGAGGCTATTAGTATTAATGGAGAGAGGCTTGTTGATTTTACTGGAATTCAATGCGGTGGCCCAGTAGTGCTTGTAAATCATGAAAGCGTCACGGCTCCTTTTGTTATTAGTGTTATAGGGGACCCGGAGCAGCTATATGCAGCTATAAATGCTCCAAATACTTATGGGTATGTGTTAAAGAACATTTGGAAATTAGATGTAGAAACTATTATTAGTGATAACGTTTATGTTCCAAAAATGAGAAAAACTTTAAATATTAAATATGCTAAAACTGTGGAAGAAGGTGAGTAAAAAATGATTTTTGTAGTATTGGGTATAGTATTGGGTATAGTATTAGGGATATATTTGCCAATTTCTTACTCGCCAGCGTATTCATTGTATGTAACTATGGCTATACTAGCATGTATAGACACAGTTGTAGGTGGATTGAAAGCTAAGTTGAATGGTGACTTTGATAATTTGATTTTTATATCTGGTTTTATAACAAATGCATTTCTGGCAATCATATTGTCTTATTCAGGAGATAAGCTAGGCGTTCCGCTATACTATGGAGCTATATTTACATTTTCTTGGAGAGTGTTTCAGAATTTAGCGGTAATTAGGCGACATATAATTCAAAAGTTAAGGACAAGAAGCCTTCAGAGGGGGAAATTAGATGAGTGATTTAATTACAGCAATAGATCTAGGATCTTCAAAGATATGCGTTGTAGTAGCAGATATGGATCGTCACGGACGAATACAGGTATTAGGTATGGGCAGAAGTCATTGTGGTGGAATAAAAAAGGGTGTTGTGGTTGATATAGAAGAGACTACAAAGGCTATAATGGAGGCTATTTCACAGGCTGAGAACATGTCAAATACAGACATAACTGAGGTTCATATAAATTTAGCGGGTGGTTTGTGTAGGCTTATGCGCAATAAGGGAGTTATAGCGGTTACAGGAGAAGATAAAGAAATCACAAGAGAAGATGTACAAAGAGTAATGAACTCGGCTACAATTGTCTCAATACCGCAAGAAGAACAATTGATAGATGTAATACCTACTCAATATGTTGTTGATGGGTATGATGAAATAAAAGATCCAGTTGGTATGACCGGAGTAAGATTAGAAGTGGATGCGGATATCATAACTGGTTCAGCAACTACTGTTTTGAATTTGATTAAAGCAGTTAATAGAGCTGGAGTAAATGTTAAAGGTATAATAATGGAGCCACTTGCAACCTCTGAAGCAGTGCTTACATCGGATGCTAAGGAAATGGGTGTTTTGCTGATAGATTGTGGTGCAGGAACTACAGACATAACTTATTTTAAAAGTGGTAAAATTATGTATTCAAATTTGATACCGGTTGGAGGATACCACATAACAAATGATATATCTATAGCATTTAGAGTTCCATTTGATGATGGAGAGGATCTTAAAATCAAATATGGAAGTGTGGATTTGGATAAGGTTGATGTTGAAGAAGAATACATTGAAGTAAATCAAATTGGCAGTTCTGAGATCACGAGTTTTAATAGAGGCGAATTGACTGAGATAATAGAAGCAAGAGTTAGCGAGCTTTTATCATTAATTAAGGATGATTTAGTAAAAAAAGATTTAGCACATAATTTAGTCGCTGGTGTAGTTATAACTGGCGGTGGTTTAAGTTATATTGATGGAGTAGAAGAACTTGCAAAAAGTATTCTTGGTGCAAATGTACAGATTGGTTACCCTAAAGTATTGGGGGCTAATGAGCCGGTTTATGCTACTACAGTAGGGATTTCTAAGTATATATTGAAAGATAAGTACAGCTATCATATTAATTATAATAATAGTGGAGTAGAGTCTAGAAAACCCGAGAGAGCTACGGCTGATGTAGTTAAAACTAAGAAAACTAGCGAGTCTAAAAATAGTAATTTTACTAAGAAATTAAAAACTATATTTAAAGATTATTTCTAAAGTGTGAAATTTGTAGTTAGTATTTAGTAGTTAGTATTTAAAGGTTTAAGGATTTTAGTAGTTAGCAGTTGAGTATTTAGTAGTTGAGTAGTTTAGAACAAGTATGATTAGAGGAGGTCGTCACAGTGTTCGATATGGAATTTGATAATAATCAATCAGCCCGCATCATTGTAGTTGGGGTAGGTGGCGGTGGTAATAACGCCATAAATAGAATGATAGAAGCAAATGTTCAGGGGGTTGAATTTATTGCAATCAATACTGATAAGCAAGCGTTGGTATCGTCTAGAACAGAGCATAGAATACAGATAGGTGAAAAACTTACAAGAGGATTGGGTGCAGGGGCTAATCCGGAAGTTGGAAAAAGAGCAGCAGAAGAAAATATTGAAGACATAAAAGATGTTCTAAAAGGTGCAGATATGGTATTTATAACTGCTGGTATGGGCGGAGGAACTGGAACTGGAGCGGCTCCTATTGTAGCTCAGATAGCGAAAGAAATGGGAATACTTACAGTTGGAGTGGTTACAAAACCATTTGCATTTGAGGGCAATAGAAGAATGGTACATGCTGGCAAAGGAATTGAAGACTTAAAGAATAAAGTTGATACTTTAGTTACGATTCCTAATGAGAGATTGCTTCAAATTATTGAAAAGAAAACATCTATCATAGAAGCTTTTGGAAAAGCTGATGATGTGTTGCGTCAAGGTATACAGGGTATATCTGACTTGATTGCAGTACCAGGTCTTGTAAATTTGGACTTTGCTGATGTTAAGACGATAATGTCTGATCAAGGATTAGCTCACATGGGTGTTGGATATGCTACTGGAGAAAATAGAGCAGTAGAGGCGGCAAAACAGGCTATACACAGTCCTTTGCTTGAGACGTCAATTGATGGAGCTAAAGGAGTTCTTTTAAACATAACAGCTGGTTTAGATCTTGGTTTGTATGAAGTAAATGAAGCATCTGAACTTATTAGAGAAGCAGTAGATAGTTCGGCGAATATAATATTTGGAGCATCTTTTGATGAGACGATGCAAGACGAACTTAAAATAACAGTTATCGCTACAGGATTTGATGCAGAGAGAGCATCTAGAAAAGAAGAGCGTCCAATGTCTGTTCTCAGAGATAATAAAGAGTATAGTGTTAGTAAAGTACAGCCGAAGGAAGTTCAAGTAGAAGAAGCTCAAGAAGCGAAAACTGTATCAAAACCATCTGAAAATATTGATACGGATGACTTGGATATTCCAACGTTTTTAAGAATGGGCAGAAAAAAATAGAAATCAGGGGTGATTAGGAAGTGAAATGTCCTTTTTGTGGCTTTTATGAGACTAAGGTAGTTGACTCGAGACCAACTGATGAAGGCCGAACTATTAGAAGACGTAGAGAGTGTTCTAAATGTGAGAAGAGATTTACAACGTATGAAAAAATGGAGGAAACACCTCTGATTGTTGTGAAGAAAGATAATACAAGAGAAGCTTTCAATCGAGAGAAAATTTTAAGTGGCATAGTTAGAGCTTGTGAGAAGAGACCTGTAACAGTGAAGCAAATGGATGATATTGTTGATCAAGTGGAAGCAATGTTGCAAAATGCTATGAACCGAGAAGTTGCGAGTACCGAGATAGGTGAAATCGTTATGAAAGCATTAAAGGACATAGACGAGGTTTCATACGTTCGTTTTGCTTCTGTATATAGGCAGTTTAGAGATTTGAATTCTTTTATGGAAGAAGTAAAAAAAATATTAGATGAAAAATAAATGAAACCAGCTTTAGCTGGTTTTTTTTGGAGGCATTTATGGATTTGTATTCTATAGCAGCAGAAAAACAACTAAAAAAGAAAGCACCGTTAGCTGATCGGATGAGACCGAAAAACTTAGATGAACTTGTGGGACAGAAACACATTATAGGTAAGGGGAAATTGCTTTATAGAGCTATATTAGCTGATCAAATGAACTCTATAATACTACATGGACCACCAGGGACTGGAAAAACTACTTTGGCTCAAATAATAGCAAAAACCACCGAAAAATCTTTTAGAGAATTAAATGCGGTTACATCAGGTGTAAAAGATATAAGAGCGGTAGTTACAGAGGCAAAGGATAGTTTGGCTATTAGTGGTCGTAATACTATATTGTTTATTGATGAGATTCATAGGTTCAATAAATCTCAACAAGATGCTCTTTTGCCATATGTAGAAAATGGCACGTTGATATTGATTGGAGCAACTACTGAAAATCCATACTTTGAAGTAAATAAGGCACTAATATCTAGATCGATGATATTTCAAATGAAAACGCTCGAAGAAGAGGATTTAGAAGATTTGCTAAAGCGAGTGTTACAAGATAAGTCTAGAGGATATGGGAACTTAGATATAGAGATAAGTGAAGATGCTAAAAATCACTTTATAAATATGTCAAATGGTGATGCTAGAAGATTATTAAATGCGATAGAATTAGGGGTGTTGACTACGCCGCCATCTGATAATGGCAAAATATATATTGATTTGAGTACTGCGGAAGAATGCTTGCAGAAGAGAAGCTTAAATTACGAGAAGAATGGTGATGAACACTATGATACAATATCGGCTTTTATAAAGAGTATGAGAGGCTCGGATCCAAATGCTACGCTTTATTGGTTAGCTAAGATGATATACTCAGGAGAAGCACCAGATTATATAGCTAGACGTATAGTTATTTGTGCATCTGAAGATGTTGGTAATGCTGACCCAAATGCATTGATAGTAGCTATGAATGCTTTTGAAGCAGTTCGTGTTATAGGTATGCCAGAGGGTAGAATAATATTAGCGCAAGCTGCTATTTACATTGCATGTGCGCCTAAAAGTAATGCATCTTATATTGGTATAAATGAAGCTATAAATGATATTGAGAATGAAAAGACTGGAGAGATACCATTTTATCTAAGAGATTTTAAATCTCAGAAAATGATAAAAAAAGATGGCGGATTAAATTCTGATTTTCCAATATATAAGTATCCTCATGATTATGAATATGGATATGTCAAACAAAACTATATGCCAAATAATTATAAGAAAAAAGAATATTATAATCCTAAAAATATAGGTTATGAAAGAAAAATAAAAGAACGCTTAGAGTTTTTTAAGAAACTCTAAGCGTTCTTTTTTATTGCAAAGGAGGGAATTATACCACGCCTTGGGCGATCATAGCATTGGCAACTTTTAAAAATCCTGCAATGTTTGCACCTGCAACATAATTTTGAGGTAAATTATAATCTAGAGTAGCTTTGTTGACACTTTTAAATATATTTTTCATAATCTCTTTTAACTTTGAATCAACTTCTTCGGCAGACCATGATAATCGTATGCTATTTTGACTCATTTCTAAAGCAGAGGTTGCGACGCCTCCTGCATTAGCCGCTTTAGCAGGAGCTAACAATATATTATTATCTAAGAAATATTTTAAAGAATCGTTCGTACAAGGCATATTTGCACCTTCTCCAATTACTTTTACTCCATTTGAAACTAAGATTTTGGCACTTTCTAAATCAATATCATTTTGAGTTGCACAAGGAAGTGCAATATCACAAGAAAGAGACCATATACCTTTTTGACCTTCATGATATTCTGCTGAAGGGTGGTATTTTATATATTCGCTTATTCTTTTTCTTTCTACTTCCTTTATTTTCTTTATGGTATCTATATTTATGCCATTTGAATCATATACATATCCTTTAGAATCACACATAGCGATTACTTTAGCGCCTAATTCTAGCGCTTTTTCACAAGCATAAATAGCTACATTACCGGATCCAGATATTACAACATTTTTATTTTTGAAATTCATGTTATTTGCATTTAGCATTTCATCTACAAAATAGATAAGTCCATAGCCAGTAGCTTCTTTTCTTATGAGTGAGCCACCGTATGTCAAGCCTTTTCCGGTCAAAACGGCTGCTTCATGAACATTTCTGAGTCTTTTATATTGGCCAAATAAATAACCAATTTCTCTAGCACCAACTCCTATGTCACCAGCTGGTACATCTACATAAGGGCCTATATATCTATATAGTTCAGTCATAAAACTTTGACAAAATCTCATTATTTCTGCATCTGATTTTCCTTTCGGATCAAAATCAGATCCGCCTTTACTACCGCCGATAGGCATTCCAGTTAATGAGTTTTTGAAAATTTGCTCAAATCCAAGGAATTTTACAATACCAAGATATACAGATGGATGGAAACGAAGACCACCTTTATATGGTCCAATTGCATTATTGAATTGAACGCGGAAACCACGATTTACTTTAATATTGCCATTATCATCAACCCAAGACACTCTAAAAAGAATTTGTCT
This region of Tissierellales bacterium genomic DNA includes:
- a CDS encoding DUF881 domain-containing protein; the protein is MERKWTNCLSSVLVFLICLVVGMTVPIEFGQRKEAVNYVSLSSVARIEEEQRDVEKEIEEYKLLVESKREELDKWSKTESLEDKIGVLKEDIQKYKILAGAETLRGPGIRIRIGDSLIQSVTNDRIENELIHDMDVLNIINDLKAAGAEAISINGERLVDFTGIQCGGPVVLVNHESVTAPFVISVIGDPEQLYAAINAPNTYGYVLKNIWKLDVETIISDNVYVPKMRKTLNIKYAKTVEEGE
- a CDS encoding small basic family protein, which encodes MIFVVLGIVLGIVLGIYLPISYSPAYSLYVTMAILACIDTVVGGLKAKLNGDFDNLIFISGFITNAFLAIILSYSGDKLGVPLYYGAIFTFSWRVFQNLAVIRRHIIQKLRTRSLQRGKLDE
- the ftsA gene encoding cell division protein FtsA, translated to MSDLITAIDLGSSKICVVVADMDRHGRIQVLGMGRSHCGGIKKGVVVDIEETTKAIMEAISQAENMSNTDITEVHINLAGGLCRLMRNKGVIAVTGEDKEITREDVQRVMNSATIVSIPQEEQLIDVIPTQYVVDGYDEIKDPVGMTGVRLEVDADIITGSATTVLNLIKAVNRAGVNVKGIIMEPLATSEAVLTSDAKEMGVLLIDCGAGTTDITYFKSGKIMYSNLIPVGGYHITNDISIAFRVPFDDGEDLKIKYGSVDLDKVDVEEEYIEVNQIGSSEITSFNRGELTEIIEARVSELLSLIKDDLVKKDLAHNLVAGVVITGGGLSYIDGVEELAKSILGANVQIGYPKVLGANEPVYATTVGISKYILKDKYSYHINYNNSGVESRKPERATADVVKTKKTSESKNSNFTKKLKTIFKDYF
- the ftsZ gene encoding cell division protein FtsZ, whose product is MFDMEFDNNQSARIIVVGVGGGGNNAINRMIEANVQGVEFIAINTDKQALVSSRTEHRIQIGEKLTRGLGAGANPEVGKRAAEENIEDIKDVLKGADMVFITAGMGGGTGTGAAPIVAQIAKEMGILTVGVVTKPFAFEGNRRMVHAGKGIEDLKNKVDTLVTIPNERLLQIIEKKTSIIEAFGKADDVLRQGIQGISDLIAVPGLVNLDFADVKTIMSDQGLAHMGVGYATGENRAVEAAKQAIHSPLLETSIDGAKGVLLNITAGLDLGLYEVNEASELIREAVDSSANIIFGASFDETMQDELKITVIATGFDAERASRKEERPMSVLRDNKEYSVSKVQPKEVQVEEAQEAKTVSKPSENIDTDDLDIPTFLRMGRKK
- the nrdR gene encoding transcriptional regulator NrdR, translated to MKCPFCGFYETKVVDSRPTDEGRTIRRRRECSKCEKRFTTYEKMEETPLIVVKKDNTREAFNREKILSGIVRACEKRPVTVKQMDDIVDQVEAMLQNAMNREVASTEIGEIVMKALKDIDEVSYVRFASVYRQFRDLNSFMEEVKKILDEK
- a CDS encoding replication-associated recombination protein A is translated as MDLYSIAAEKQLKKKAPLADRMRPKNLDELVGQKHIIGKGKLLYRAILADQMNSIILHGPPGTGKTTLAQIIAKTTEKSFRELNAVTSGVKDIRAVVTEAKDSLAISGRNTILFIDEIHRFNKSQQDALLPYVENGTLILIGATTENPYFEVNKALISRSMIFQMKTLEEEDLEDLLKRVLQDKSRGYGNLDIEISEDAKNHFINMSNGDARRLLNAIELGVLTTPPSDNGKIYIDLSTAEECLQKRSLNYEKNGDEHYDTISAFIKSMRGSDPNATLYWLAKMIYSGEAPDYIARRIVICASEDVGNADPNALIVAMNAFEAVRVIGMPEGRIILAQAAIYIACAPKSNASYIGINEAINDIENEKTGEIPFYLRDFKSQKMIKKDGGLNSDFPIYKYPHDYEYGYVKQNYMPNNYKKKEYYNPKNIGYERKIKERLEFFKKL
- the gdhA gene encoding NADP-specific glutamate dehydrogenase, which codes for MQYIENLINDVKRRNPGEKEFHQAVEEVLESLKPVLEKHPEFVNKSLLDRLVEPDRQILFRVSWVDDNGNIKVNRGFRVQFNNAIGPYKGGLRFHPSVYLGIVKFLGFEQIFKNSLTGMPIGGSKGGSDFDPKGKSDAEIMRFCQSFMTELYRYIGPYVDVPAGDIGVGAREIGYLFGQYKRLRNVHEAAVLTGKGLTYGGSLIRKEATGYGLIYFVDEMLNANNMNFKNKNVVISGSGNVAIYACEKALELGAKVIAMCDSKGYVYDSNGINIDTIKKIKEVERKRISEYIKYHPSAEYHEGQKGIWSLSCDIALPCATQNDIDLESAKILVSNGVKVIGEGANMPCTNDSLKYFLDNNILLAPAKAANAGGVATSALEMSQNSIRLSWSAEEVDSKLKEIMKNIFKSVNKATLDYNLPQNYVAGANIAGFLKVANAMIAQGVV